The genomic DNA TGTAAGTCTTTGATTATCTTGCCTATAACTAAAACTGGTTGCCATGAAAAATAAGAATCAATTCACTATAATAACAAGGGGGCTAGGCATCTTAATAGTTTCTATATTGCTAAATAGTTGTGGTGTCATAGATGGAAATATGAAGGAAAATCATACAAATTCAAGCAACGACAAAGGAAAAGAGCATAAGCATAATTATGACAAAGTAGTTTGTTTGTGCCCTGTTTGCAAAGGAGGATGTAGATATTTTTATAGACTGAGTAATAGGGAAGTAGTACTTCTCTGTGAAGAATGTTCTGCTGTCTGGTTAGGAACTAAAAATCTTGATCGAGATGGTATAGCTACTGATGATGTACTGAAAGAACAATTCAATGTGGCAGACCCTGAGGAGCTCTTTGATGAAGGAGCCAGATGGGCAACAAAAGAAGAAGCTGAACGAAGCACTAAATGGGCAGGGCTTGAAAAAAGTACTGAATTTGTCTGCACTTATTGAGCTATAACCCCTATTACTATTATATCTCTATACTTCATTTGTATAGCTGGTATATATTTATATTGCTAACAACTTAAGATAAGCCTTATAGTAAGGCTTATCGACTTTAAAGGTTCTAATGAAATATCTATGTATGCTATAAAACGAATTTTTATCCTTTATCTATATCTTCTTTACGTTTACGCCTATCAAGCACAACCTATCCTAGCTATGCATCAGCAGTCGGGAAGGAATCTTACAGAAGAGGCTCGAACACTCGAAGATAGCGGCGATATTCGATATACTTCTCCTGCAGGGTTAGTTTATACCAAGAGTAAACGAGTTAAGATACGAATAGCTCATATACAGGTGCACCTTAATGATAGTACAATTAAACCAGTACATACTTTCTTTAAAACAGGTACAGCAGTGCACAATGATATTATTAGGTTCATTGATGAAATTTTTAATGAATTTCAGAATAATAATATTGATGTAAGCAGTCAAGATAGAACTGAAGACGCGGATGTAGGAAATATAACACTTGGTGGAAACCTATACCAAGTAATAGATAATTATAATGGCAATGAGCATACATATACTATTATTCCATTAGCTAATCAAGCGACACCTTATCCTATTATTGGGACTAATGGTGGTACACATGGTGATGGAGGTAATTTGTATGGATATTGTTTAAAGCTAGCAGTGAAAGGAAGTGATATTCTAATAAATACATTGTTCCCATGTTAGCATGAAAATGTCCATTATACCATATAAGGGCAAGGCTTTGGCTGATGGGTCCCATTCATTGATGATACGTATTAGCGACCAAATACCTCTCTACTGGTCTTTCACGCCCTACTGATTTATGGGATTTCCAAAAGCATATACCTAAAAGGAGTCATCCTAATCGAAAGGAAACAGCTTACCATACTTAGCTTTTAGAATTGGAAAGTGAACAAAGTCGACTTTCTAAAACGTTTTCTGATAACCTAAACGTATAACGACCCAACCATATTTCATAAGTATTATAAACAGGGCCAAGGATACAAGAGGTAAATGTCTACTATGTTATAATTATAATAGACACTCCAAAATTCCCTCTTTTTATTGTCTAAAAAATCGTATCTCCCTATATTAGTAGACACTTATTCTAATAATCCATTTTATAGACATATTTTATGAGAACCTTTGGTTATGCACGTGTTTCAACCAGCCAACAATCACTCGAGATCCAACTCAAGGCACTTGAGGAAGCTGGTGCTCATCCACACCTTATCTTTACTGATAAAGCTAGCGGTAGTGATACCCAGCGCACAGGATTACAACTTCTGCGCCTTAAAGTTGAGAAAGGTGATCTAATCCTCGTTAAAAAGTTAGATCGCCTTGGCAGGGATACGGCCGATATGATTCAGCTTGTGAAAGATTTCGATGCCATAGGGGTTGCTATTCGTTTCCTAGATAATGACATTAGCACTGAAGGTACGATGGGTAAAATGGTGGTGACCATCCTTGCAGCAGTTGCCCAAGCAGAAAGACAAAGAATACTTGAGCGAACTAATGAAGGAAGGCTTGAGGCAAAAGCTAATAATATAAAGTTCGGAAGAAAAAGATCAGTCGATAGGGAAAAGATTATCGATCTTTATAAAGCAGGTATAGGAGCTACCCAAATAGCAAAACAGACAGGCATTGGGCGATCAACTGTATATAAGCTTCTCAGTGAAGCTCACATAATTTAGAATTGACTTATCGTTAGTTTTTGTTCTACTGAATTTTTTAACCCTCTAACACTTTAATGGTAACTACTACTCCCCAAAACAGGAATACTTCAAAACTACGCTATCAAGAGATTGATATACTACGCGGTATAGCAGCTTTAAGTATGATTGCATTTCATACTACTTTTATAATTCAAACTATTTTTAAAAAACATATAAGCTCAAGCTTATTGTTTTGGCAAGGTACACCTATACTCATAGGAGGAACATTTATTATTTTAGCAGGTTTGTCACTGTATATAGCAGTACAAAAGGGTAAATATTCTAACCCTCTAGTACTACTACAAAGAAGCGGATCTTTATTTTGTCTCGGCATCTTAATTACCGTTAGTACTTATTTATTAAATATAGGTGGCGTAGTATATTTTGGTATCCTGCATTGTATAGGATTATCTACATTTATTAGCTTTTATTTATTATCCTTGCCTAAATATATTCTTTTAGTAATGGGATTACTACTAATTGGCATAGGCATGTATTGGAACTTTAACCAGTCACTTTGCTTACATACTAGCCTTTTTTGGTTGTATCATTGCCATTGTGCTAGCTTAAGGCCGATGTTAGATTATTATCCTCTTGTCCCATGGCTAGGGTTTATGTTAGTAGGTATTGTTTTAGGAAAGCAATATTATCCTAAAGGGGAATGTGTTTTTTATCTTAGGATATTTTCTAAAGTGGCTTTTTATACGCGTCCCATTAGCTTTTTAGGCAAGCACTCTTTGTTTATTTATTGCATCCATACACCCATTATCTTTATTATACTATATTTAATACTGGCATAAAATTCTAGGTACTAAGGAAAACATACAACAGGAAATGTGAGATGCCACACCAAAATAGACGATTAAAGCCTTGAATAAATGTTTCAGTTAATTACAGCTGGGACATTCATTCAAATTAATAATCTTTCTAAGACAAAATTCTTTATAAGTTTCTATTAATAAATAAACGTACTTTATAATTTACTTCGTGAAGCCACCCCACAAGGGATAAAAATTAACCAGACTTACTTAAAGGGTTTTAGCAACGAAGTAATCGACGAGGCGAACAGCTTTTTACTCTGAGTAGAGCAAAGTAGCGATTAGAGTAAACCGACCATTTTACCCCTTGAGCCAAATAGCCCATAAATCCTTGATTTAGCTATTTATTTAATTGATTTTTTCTTTATAGTTCTTCTGAAACCCTACAAAAACTACACATAAACCTATTTAAGCGCAGGCAAGTGATAGATTTCAGAAGAATTCTTTTAAATGGCTTTTTGTTAGCTTATAATTTTGCTCGTAGACTCAAGGGTAAAACTCCTTGGCAATTGTTAGAGGAGCAATGTGAGAAAAATCCTCACTTTTTTCACCAAAATATTACTACCTTCACCAAGGGACTAAACACTAATTGTGTATCACCATTTCCTAGTCACCACATTCTCTTACTAACACTTTTAAGTTCTTATTTCCGGAAACTGCTTCTTCCAACATTACACTTACACCTATCAATTCATCTAAATCAGGCTCTCCTGCATCTATCCAACAAGTCAGCCAAAAATCACCTACCATTTTAATAGAAGTGCGCATTTGATGTTCTACTTGTCCTTGTAGTAGATCATGATACGCTCTTGCATAAGCTTCAGAATAAACTTTTTTAAGACTGGCACCTCTTTTTTCATAACTAAACTTATGCAATGTGTTAAAATTCTGAGATAATTCTTTCTCTAACTTCAACAAGTTGGGTACTGTAGCATGCGCTTGTATAATTGCTTTCCAGGCCCTTTGTTGAGGATCTTTAACATAAGTAGCGTTACCTAGGAAAAAGTTATATTCCTCTTTAAATAATTCTGGCAACCGAGTTTCCCATAATCCATGAATACCATCCTGTCCTGTTAGCTGACCATTATAATTTTGAGTAGTATGCAGAGGCACATTAGCATCAGCAATATAATGCCCTATATCGGACGAGAGTTTTAAAATTTGTGCAATATCTTTATTACGAAAAGCGTTAGTAAGTCTATGCTGCATATGTTGGATATGCCAAGGCACTATACCATGTGCCAACAAAGTGTCTTGTGAATATTTATGAGTTGCTTGGGCCCAATCCTTAGGTAATTTATCAAGTGCATTATCTCCATAATAGTCTAAATCTATATAATGCCTACTAGCTTCTCCCTCTAGTACATAACGTCTTTTATCTGGATTTACAGCATTCTCAGTAATATAGCCCAAATAATATTTGTAAAAAGTAAACATAGCAGGCGGTAATGTAAAAACTGCACACCTATTGATGTGTTTATGTGCTGCAAACCCCCAAGCCGATACCTCAAAACTAACCCAAGTTAATAGCCAACAAAGTCCAATAAATTTACTTTTCATTTTAGTACAATTAACAAAGGCTTATTATTAATAAAATCTAGGTAAATAACTTTATTAGATATAAATGTACATCTATATTTTATTTATGAAAATAAAAAACTATTTTTCATAAAAGCACCTCTATACCGTGGACTTATACTGTTGAATATTATATTAATAGAGAGATTAAAATATAACCAATTCAATACTTTTATAGAAAATACTTAATTTAATTAGCTTGAAATCAGCTATATTCAAACTTATATTCTAAATCATGCCTAAATTTCATATAAGGTATAAAATATCTGGAGCAAGATTATTAATTGCCATAATACTTTGTATAAGCTATCAGACATTAATTGCGCGGACTACATCCAAGCAATATCGCAATAATTACACACAACAAGAACCTTGGTATTTACATCCGCTTTCCATACAGATAAGCCCTCATCTAGGGTTGATGATGCCAATCCATTTACTAGATATAGCTACTAGTAAACCTGTAAATGCTTTCTTATTAACTATAGGAGGCAGAGCAGACATCAGCCTCCTTTATCCTAAAAGATGGATTTGGGAACATTTTAATTGTTATCCTAAGATAGGACTCATTATAAAATATGATTATATACCTAATACAAATGCTGATCAAAAAGGACATATAGTAGGTAGCGTCTTATACTTAGAGCCCAATTATAAACATTTAAGTGGTTGGGAGGTATTACCCAGATTAGGTATAGGTATTGCATACGTCAATATTCCGGGAATCTTTATCTCCACTAAACAAAATAAAGATGAAGAAGATAGCAATAATAGTACGGACACACCTGACATAGACGCATTTAGAAAGGAGGCAAGTCTTAACCTAATATTTGATATATTACTAAGGTATAGATTAACTCCAAATTGGCATCTCCATTTTAGCATTGGTGCTGATATTTTACCTCAGCTTAAGAATTCTAATGCTGAAGACGACCCTAATGCTGCCAAAATAAAAAGATCTATTGAAATATATACAGCTAGCTTAGGTTGTAGTTATACCTTTAATCCTAGTAAATACAATCCCACTAGAAAGCTAGGATATAGAAAAAGCAGAATAGACTTAGCATATCTTAGTGCATTTAGAAAAGCTAAGGACTTTACTAATCAAACTACTCCAGACAATACACAGCAAGATGATACAGATAAGAACGATAATAAATTTTATTATATTGGAGGCTTGCATGTACAATGGAGCATACAACTGCTAGATAACCATGCGCTTGTAATAGCAAGTGAATGGATTAAAGACTTTGCATTAACAAAAGAATTAGAGCAAAGTATTAGAAAAAACAATTTACAAGCGAGTGCTATGCTTGGCCATGAATTTTTGTGGGGCAAACTTATATTTGGGCAATACGCAGGTATGTATCTATTGGATAATGCACCTCGAGACGCCAGTAAACGCTTCGGAAACTTAAATAATTTATTATATGCTCGTTTAGGAATCAGCTATAAAATTACAAACTATTTACATATAGGTACCAACTTAAAGATATCTTTATTTCCATCTAGCCCAGAGAAGAGACCTCTATCTGTAGAATATACCCGTATGGAATATTTGGATTTTAGGATAACATATAGCTTTTAGTTTAGTAACTTTAAACTTACATGATAGAAACTTTTTTTTAAGCACGCCAAAGCTTAACTTCGTAAAAAGTTATATTTATAGTACAGACAACCAACTATATAGTTAAAAAAGATGGCGAACCACCAATCAGCACGCAAAAGAATAAGGGCTAATGAGGCTAAACACCTACATAATAGATATCAATTAAAAACCTGTAGGACAGCCATTAAACAGCTTAAGCAAGTTAAAGATAAAGAACAAGCAGTAACACTTTTTAAAACTGTTGTTGCCATGCTTGATAAATCTGCTAAACGACATATTATTCATAAGAATAAGGCTGCTAATACTAAGTCTAAGCTAGCGCAACATATTAATCGTCTATAAGCAATAGCAGTAAAGACAAATTAAAGGGCCTTACAGAATAAACTGTGAGGCTTTTCTATTTATAGGTTATAGTTAATATGACTTTATTTGCATAAATGCCGTGGAAAACAACAACTCTAACTTACCAAGCCAAAACACAGAAGCATCTTATTTAAAGATACAAGATTGGGCTAAGGAAGATCGTCCTAGAGAAAAATTAATACAAAAAGGGCCCAGTGTACTAAGCGAAGCAGAGTTGATTGGAATTTTGCTTGGCTCAGGCACCAAAAATCTAAGTGCTGTAGGCTTGGCTCAAGCTATTTTAAAACACCATAATTATGATTTAAATGAGCTTGCTAAACGATCTGTAAAAGAACTCCAAAAATTTAAAGGTATAGGAGAAGCAAAAGCTGTATCTATTGTAAGTGCTATGGAGCTAGGTAGAAGGAGAAAGGCCAAAGAAAAGTTACAAAAACCACGGATCACCAGCTCGTTGGAAGCTTATGAGCTCATGAGAATGGAACTATCAGATAAGGTCATAGAAGAGTTCTGGATTGTAACCCTTACACGTGCTAACTACGTTATTAAAAAGCATTTAATAAGTAGTGGGGGTACTGCACAGCTAGCAGTAGATCCTAAAGTTATTTTTAAGACAGCAATAGACCATCATGCTGCCAGCATAATCTTGGTACATAATCATCCTTCTAATAATCCTAAGCCAAGTGAATTAGACATACAATTAACAGAGCGCCTTGTAAAAGGAGGAAAGATCTTAGATATACCTATTTTAGACCATATCATTTTTACAGAGGACACCTATTTTAGCTTTGCAGACGAGCATGTGGTGATATAATAATACTGTCGTAAGCTAGCTAGATTAGATATAAAACATTTTCTTTACAAGAAATCGCTATATACTGTATAGTAACCTTAAAGCAATATGAAAATTTCTATTAATTGGCTAAAAGAATATATTAACTTTTCAGAAACTCCCGAAGAAATTTCCAATCTACTTACTAAAGGTGGTTTAGAAGTAACCCATATAGAGTCTTTTAAACCCATTAAAACTGACCTAAGTACTATGCTAATTGGGCAGATTGTAGCTTGTACAAAACACCCTAATGCAGACAAGCTGCATTGTACACAGATAGATATTGGTACAGGCAAACCTTTATCGATTGTTTGTGGAGCGCCCAACGTGGAGATAGGTAAAAAGGTAGCAGTAGCTCCAGTTGGTACTACCTTATATACCCACACTGGTGAATGCATTAAAATTAAATCTGCTAAAATCAGAGGAGAAATATCTGAAGGCATGCTTTGTGCAGAAGATGAAATGGGCTTAGGGCCAAGCCATGAAAAAATATTATGGTTAGACACTCATTTATCACCAGGCACATCACTTAGTGATTATTTTAATTTATCAACAGATAAAATACTCACTATAGAACTTACACCCAACAGAATAGATGCTTGTTCTTACATAGGTGTTGCTAGAGATTTACGTGCTTTATTAAATAAACCGATACAATATCCTGCTACACTAACAATACAGCCACAAGATGACAAGCAACTATTACCTATTAAAATAAGTGTTGAGGACGCTATAGCCTGTCCTAGGTATGCAGGTATTGTTATAAAGGGAGTTCAGGTTCAAGACTCTCCTCAATGGGTTCAAGCTAAACTTAAGTCAATAGGCTTATCATCTATCAACAATATAGTTGATATAACTAACCTAGTAATGTATGAGTTAGGGCAGCCCCTTCATGCATTTGATTATGATAAGCTAAAAGGCAAGGAGATTCATGTAAGATTAGCAACAAAAGGAGAAAGAATAGTTACATTAGATAATGTAGATAGAGAGCTTACTGGAGGGGAAATTGTAATAGCAG from Candidatus Amoebophilus asiaticus 5a2 includes the following:
- a CDS encoding recombinase family protein; protein product: MRTFGYARVSTSQQSLEIQLKALEEAGAHPHLIFTDKASGSDTQRTGLQLLRLKVEKGDLILVKKLDRLGRDTADMIQLVKDFDAIGVAIRFLDNDISTEGTMGKMVVTILAAVAQAERQRILERTNEGRLEAKANNIKFGRKRSVDREKIIDLYKAGIGATQIAKQTGIGRSTVYKLLSEAHII
- a CDS encoding DUF1624 domain-containing protein, with protein sequence MVTTTPQNRNTSKLRYQEIDILRGIAALSMIAFHTTFIIQTIFKKHISSSLLFWQGTPILIGGTFIILAGLSLYIAVQKGKYSNPLVLLQRSGSLFCLGILITVSTYLLNIGGVVYFGILHCIGLSTFISFYLLSLPKYILLVMGLLLIGIGMYWNFNQSLCLHTSLFWLYHCHCASLRPMLDYYPLVPWLGFMLVGIVLGKQYYPKGECVFYLRIFSKVAFYTRPISFLGKHSLFIYCIHTPIIFIILYLILA
- a CDS encoding zinc dependent phospholipase C family protein, which produces MKSKFIGLCWLLTWVSFEVSAWGFAAHKHINRCAVFTLPPAMFTFYKYYLGYITENAVNPDKRRYVLEGEASRHYIDLDYYGDNALDKLPKDWAQATHKYSQDTLLAHGIVPWHIQHMQHRLTNAFRNKDIAQILKLSSDIGHYIADANVPLHTTQNYNGQLTGQDGIHGLWETRLPELFKEEYNFFLGNATYVKDPQQRAWKAIIQAHATVPNLLKLEKELSQNFNTLHKFSYEKRGASLKKVYSEAYARAYHDLLQGQVEHQMRTSIKMVGDFWLTCWIDAGEPDLDELIGVSVMLEEAVSGNKNLKVLVRECGD
- the rpsT gene encoding 30S ribosomal protein S20; its protein translation is MANHQSARKRIRANEAKHLHNRYQLKTCRTAIKQLKQVKDKEQAVTLFKTVVAMLDKSAKRHIIHKNKAANTKSKLAQHINRL
- the radC gene encoding RadC family protein — protein: MENNNSNLPSQNTEASYLKIQDWAKEDRPREKLIQKGPSVLSEAELIGILLGSGTKNLSAVGLAQAILKHHNYDLNELAKRSVKELQKFKGIGEAKAVSIVSAMELGRRRKAKEKLQKPRITSSLEAYELMRMELSDKVIEEFWIVTLTRANYVIKKHLISSGGTAQLAVDPKVIFKTAIDHHAASIILVHNHPSNNPKPSELDIQLTERLVKGGKILDIPILDHIIFTEDTYFSFADEHVVI